The sequence tcaaatcttttttttagatttatagataattttaattttaataagccaATTCAGTTTATTTatcgtattactattattatttttgtaatcttcaataattgaatattgcatggtcatttaaaaatatataaatttgtaatttttatatatgtataatattttatttagactaCTTATTATGGTGCCAAAGTTTTAATTCGATCAAATTCTTTCTACCTTCTCAGGTCTCTTTAAAGTTTtgcaaaaaattatgtttacttaatatttttagggACCATGGAATTTTTATCgaacaatacattttagatttaattattttaattaacatcacttaaaagttaaatattgtatttttgtgaaaaaaaaaaaaatttttttattgtatttttttatacctcatcgtacataattatattcatattcaattacaataataagtttttaagtGTTATGTAATGTGgatcaaataataaatcattattcaaatataaacatttttattgttttcaattgcAAGCTAATACtagttataaatacaaattgtgaTTTCATTGTTTCtgaaaatagataaaattatagatGGAAGAATGTAATTTCTAGACatcttgttttaaatttcttcTACTAtgaatattagtaaatttaactGGTTTTTATtcatcttattattaaaattataaatatgtccaaattaattttatataaaaaagatttatgtgtcattgaaattaaataatttattattagtgacGACGTCTATCTCGATCTCTTCTATCATGTTTGTGGGTTCGACTCCGACTACGACTACGTGAACGATGTCTACTGTGACGACTACGGGACCtgctaatatataaacaaatcactaataaaataatgccataattttaataatattaaaaatattacctagaTCGTCGGTGACGTTCATTTCGATCTCCACTTCTAGACCGATGACTTCTTTTATCATCTCTCTTATAACGCTCTTGTTCATCAAATTTACGCCGAGCTTCATGTCTTTCttcataatttttctattttaaagaattcgaatatattatttttttttttaagttttttaattattaattgtcagTCTTACTTCAAGTTCTGATAGTTTTTCTCTTATTTTGATAAATCCTAAATGTAATTTTCCTCCAAAATGATCAGCTAATCTTCGATCGTTATCATGAATACCTAAATAAGCTGAACATACATCACACACCCTTAATTTTTGCTGTTGATAACTGCTTACAGGCATTGAATTTCTGTAAGTATCTTCTgcttctgatttttttttacgtaaatcttcaatctttaattaaaaaataataaatatatttatgcatttattatataaaaatgtaatatccaACATACTTCTCCCATCAACTTGAGACTTTCATCCACTAAACCTTGGGCACCTAATTCTTCAGCTTTGGCCAATGTTTGTCCTATTTTTTCAGCTAACTCATGAACAGCATTGGCTTTTTCGGCTACTTCAGCAGTAAGCTCTTCCTGAGTTTCCAATAGTCGTTTTCGAGCGGCTTCAGTTCTTCTGTCACAATCACTAATAAATGCTTGTAAATGTTCAGTAGCCtaggaaaaaatgaaaatcagttattgctaattggtatatatatttttttattaagtcatAAATGATTCCATCAACTTACATCTACATCATAATAGTGATCAAACTTTTGTTGAGCTTTTTCGAAATCTGCTCTTAATGCATTATCATGTATTTTTGGACACTCACCAATGTCCATGcgctgaaataatataaaagttcaaTAATACAAcacgtcaaataa is a genomic window of Rhopalosiphum padi isolate XX-2018 chromosome 4, ASM2088224v1, whole genome shotgun sequence containing:
- the LOC132928993 gene encoding putative RNA-binding protein Luc7-like 1 isoform X2, with amino-acid sequence MSAHDQMRAMLDQLMGTGRNGETSRYQVQFNDPKVCKSFLLYCCPHDILASTRMDIGECPKIHDNALRADFEKAQQKFDHYYDVDATEHLQAFISDCDRRTEAARKRLLETQEELTAEVAEKANAVHELAEKIGQTLAKAEELGAQGLVDESLKLMGEIEDLRKKKSEAEDTYRNSMPVSSYQQQKLRVCDVCSAYLGIHDNDRRLADHFGGKLHLGFIKIREKLSELEKNYEERHEARRKFDEQERYKRDDKRSHRSRSGDRNERHRRSRSRSRHSRHRSRSRSRSRTHKHDRRDRDRRRH
- the LOC132928993 gene encoding putative RNA-binding protein Luc7-like 1 isoform X1, whose protein sequence is MSAHDQMRAMLDQLMGTGRNGETSRYQVQFNDPKVCKSFLLYCCPHDILASTRMDIGECPKIHDNALRADFEKAQQKFDHYYDVDATEHLQAFISDCDRRTEAARKRLLETQEELTAEVAEKANAVHELAEKIGQTLAKAEELGAQGLVDESLKLMGEIEDLRKKKSEAEDTYRNSMPVSSYQQQKLRVCDVCSAYLGIHDNDRRLADHFGGKLHLGFIKIREKLSELEKNYEERHEARRKFDEQERYKRDDKRSHRSRSGDRNERHRRSSRSRSRHSRHRSRSRSRSRTHKHDRRDRDRRRH
- the LOC132928993 gene encoding putative RNA-binding protein Luc7-like 1 isoform X3 — translated: MGKMLAINASMSRMDIGECPKIHDNALRADFEKAQQKFDHYYDVDATEHLQAFISDCDRRTEAARKRLLETQEELTAEVAEKANAVHELAEKIGQTLAKAEELGAQGLVDESLKLMGEIEDLRKKKSEAEDTYRNSMPVSSYQQQKLRVCDVCSAYLGIHDNDRRLADHFGGKLHLGFIKIREKLSELEKNYEERHEARRKFDEQERYKRDDKRSHRSRSGDRNERHRRSSRSRSRHSRHRSRSRSRSRTHKHDRRDRDRRRH
- the LOC132928993 gene encoding putative RNA-binding protein Luc7-like 1 isoform X4 gives rise to the protein MGKMLAINASMSRMDIGECPKIHDNALRADFEKAQQKFDHYYDVDATEHLQAFISDCDRRTEAARKRLLETQEELTAEVAEKANAVHELAEKIGQTLAKAEELGAQGLVDESLKLMGEIEDLRKKKSEAEDTYRNSMPVSSYQQQKLRVCDVCSAYLGIHDNDRRLADHFGGKLHLGFIKIREKLSELEKNYEERHEARRKFDEQERYKRDDKRSHRSRSGDRNERHRRSRSRSRHSRHRSRSRSRSRTHKHDRRDRDRRRH
- the LOC132928993 gene encoding putative RNA-binding protein Luc7-like 1 isoform X5, encoding MDIGECPKIHDNALRADFEKAQQKFDHYYDVDATEHLQAFISDCDRRTEAARKRLLETQEELTAEVAEKANAVHELAEKIGQTLAKAEELGAQGLVDESLKLMGEIEDLRKKKSEAEDTYRNSMPVSSYQQQKLRVCDVCSAYLGIHDNDRRLADHFGGKLHLGFIKIREKLSELEKNYEERHEARRKFDEQERYKRDDKRSHRSRSGDRNERHRRSSRSRSRHSRHRSRSRSRSRTHKHDRRDRDRRRH